The following nucleotide sequence is from Bradyrhizobium roseum.
TTGCACCGGATCGGTCTTGAGCGCGACGGCGAGTTCATCCATGGCGCATTCCAGCGCATAGACGCCGGTGGCGGCGCCCGGCGCACGCATGTCGCACGATGTCGGCAGATCGAGCTTGACGAGCTTGTGCTCGAACTTTGCGTTCGGGGTTTTGTAGAGCAAATTGCCCCAGCCGATATCGTTGCGGGAAAATTCTTCATACTGCGATGTGATGGAGACGGCTTCATGCTGCATCGACTCCAGCGTCCCGTCGCGGTTGGCGCCGATCGCCACACGCTCGATGGTCGCTGGCCGATAGCCAAGCGCGTACATCTGTGCGCGGGTCAACATCACGCGCACCGGACGTTTCAGCGCGAGCGCCCCGAGCACCGCCAGCACGACTTGGTATTGCGGCCGAAGGCCAGACCCGAAGCCGCCACCCATGTAGGGCGACATCACGCTGATGGCGTCCGCCTTCATCTTGAACACACCGCAGAGATATTGCTGCACGTTCTGCACGCCCTGCGTCTTGTCGTGGACCGTCAGGTGGCCGTTGTCCCAGACGGCCGTGGAGGCGAACAACTCCATCGGATTATGGTATTCGCTGGGGATGAAATATTCGGCGTCATGGCGAACGGCTGCGGCGGCAAATGCTTTTGCCGCATCGCCCCGCGGCTTTTCCGGCTTCTCGACAACGAAGGCTTCCGAGCGCTGCGCATACAGGTCGGTGACGTGGGGCTCGCGCTGGTATTCGATCTTCACCATCGACGCGGCGATGCGGGCGGTCTCCCAATCCTCCGCCAGCACGAGCGCGAGCGGCTGCCCGCTGAAACGGATTACATCGTCGAACAACGGCCGATAGGGCGAGCCATTTTCGGGCGCGGTTTCGTCCTTGTAGGCTTTATCATCGTCAGCCATCTCCGGCCGGTTCTGATAAGTGAGCACGTCGATCACGCCGCTGACGCCGAGCGCCTCTGAGGCATCGATACGGGCCACGCGCCCTTTGGGAATCGTGGACTCCACGATATAGCCATGGACGAGGCCGTCGACGCTGAATTCGCCGGCATATCTGGCCCCGCCCGTGACTTTCGCCCGGCCGTCGACGCGGGATGTCGCTGTTCCGATATAGCTAGCCATGGCGATCACCGTATCCTCTTGTCTGATATCGACTGCGGCGTTCCCCGCGCAGCCTGACCGAGCGTCCGGATGATCGCGCGTCGCGCCAGGCCGATCTTGAAGTCGTTGTGTCCAAAACCCTTGGCGCCGCGCAGCAGCACGTCGGCGGCGGACTCGAACGCGCCGGCCTCGGCGCGCTGGCCGCGCAGGACGGTTTCCGCCGCCGGGCTGCGCCACGGCCTGTGGGCGACGCCGCCGAGTGCAATGCGGACATCCTTGATCGTGTCGCCCTCAAACTCCATCGCAGCCGCGACCGATACCAGCGCGAACGCATAGGACAGACGGTCGCGAATCTTCACGTAAGAATAGTTCGCGCTGAAACCGTTGGCCGGAAGCTCGATCCGCGTGATGATTTCGTCCGGGTCGAGGTTGGTATCGCGCTGCGGGGTGTCGCCGGGCAGCCGATGGAAATCCGCAAACGCGATGGTGCGCGTTCCGGCGGGGCCGGCGACATGAACGGTGGCTTCGAGTGCGGCCATCGCCACGCACATGTCGGAAGGGTGCGTGGCGATGCAGGATTCGCTCGTGCCGAGGATCGCATTGACGCGGTTGACGCCGTCGATGGCTGAGCAGCCGCTGCCCGGCGCGCGCTTGTTGCAGGGTGTCGTTGCATCGTAAAAATAAAAGCAGCGCGTCCGCTGAAGGAGATTGCCGCCGGTCGACGCCATGTTGCGCAATTGCTGGGAGGCGCCCGCCAGGATTGCCCGCGACAGCAGCGGATAGCGCTTTTCGATCAGCGGGTGATAGGCGAGATCGGCGTTCGGCACCATCGCCCCGACCATGACGCCGCCGTCATCTGTCTCCTCAACTCTGCCAAGCGGAAGGTGCGAGATATCGATCAACCGGGCAGGGCCCTCGACGTCGTATTTGATGAGGTCGAGCAGATTGGTGCCGCCGGCAATGAATTTCGCGGAAGGTTCGGCGGTGATCTGCTTGATGGCGTCGGCGACGTCATTGGCCCGCGTATATTGGAAAGGGGTCATGATCGCTCCATCGCCTGCTGGATCGCCGCCACGATGTTCGGATAGGCGCCGCAACGGCAGATGTTGCCGCTCATCAGTTCCCGGATCTCATCGGGTGTTTTGGCTTTGCCTTCGCTGATCAAGCCGACCCCCGAGCAGATCTGCCCCGAGGTGCAGTATCCGCATTGGAACGCGTCGTGATCGATGAAGGCCTGCTGCAGCGGATGCAGCGCGCCGTTGCTGGACAGACCCTCGACCGTGGTTATCTCCGCGCCTTGTTTCATCACGGCGAGCGTCAGGCACGAATTGATCCGCCGCCCGTCGACGAGCACCGTGCACGCGCCGCACTGGCCGTGGTCGCAGCCCTTCTTGGTGCCGGTGAGATCGAGGTGATCGCGCAGCGCGTCGAGCAGCGTTGTCCACGGCGCGACCGTAAGGTCCAGCTGATTGCCGTTGACGTTCAGCCGGACCGGAATCTTCTCCGGGATCTCTGCGGTTCGGGTAACGCGCGTTGCCGTGCCAGGTTGTGTCATTTCGATCTCCGCGGGCGTGGCTGGTGCGCGCAAAATTGCGCGCGGAGGACGATCCAGCCTGTCTGACTTCGCGCCAACGGGCTTGTCGGCAGCGGGTTCCAGGGCCGCCTGTCAACGAGTTCGAACGAGGAAAGTTCACGTCAAGAACGCCACGCTTGTGGGCTTGCGCAGCCCATCTTCTGGGCAGCTATCGCTTCCCGCGATGCCGTGGCGCGCGCGATGGAGGAGTGCGGTTCTTCAGAAAACGCGGCTACAGCCGGTACGCCGTGCGAAAGCCGCCCCAATGGCGGCCCTTGACACTGACGGGCACGTCGATCTCGCGCATCATCACGGTGTTGCCGTTGCCCATGTCGCGGGCGTAGCTCTGGATCAGATAGGCGCGCTGGTTGCGGCCGGCGGCAAGGCCTGCCGGATCGTTGAAGATGCGGCGGTTGCGGCTGTTAGCGGTGTTCCAGGTGACGTCGCCCGGCCGCTGCGGGTGCGAGTAGATCCTGTTGTGAACCGGCAGATAGCCGTTGGCGTCGATCATTGCGCAGAATGCCATCCGCTTGTCCCTGGCCAGGAAGGCTTCCTGGAACGGGGGCAGGACGCGATCGGCCCAGTCCAGTATCTTGGTGCGATACTGCGTCGGGTTGGTGCCGGGTATCTCGACATAGTTGGTGTCAAACATGTCCTCGATCGAGATGGCCCCGCTGTCGATGGCATCATTGAAAATCTTCTTCAGCGCCGCGCCGGCTTCCATCGCGCGGGTCACCGCCTCGGTGTTGTCGTCCTGGATCGACCACAGCTTGTCTTCGATCTTCTCGGCCAGCGCGGCGTTGACGCGCTCGAAGCGGGCCTGCGTGCCGGTCTGGGTGCGGTCACCGACGTGAATGCGGCAGACGCCGACATCTTGCAGCGTCGCATCGAAACTCTGACCCTGCGTCAGCCGTTCGGCGTTGGGCCCG
It contains:
- a CDS encoding xanthine dehydrogenase family protein molybdopterin-binding subunit; translated protein: MASYIGTATSRVDGRAKVTGGARYAGEFSVDGLVHGYIVESTIPKGRVARIDASEALGVSGVIDVLTYQNRPEMADDDKAYKDETAPENGSPYRPLFDDVIRFSGQPLALVLAEDWETARIAASMVKIEYQREPHVTDLYAQRSEAFVVEKPEKPRGDAAKAFAAAAVRHDAEYFIPSEYHNPMELFASTAVWDNGHLTVHDKTQGVQNVQQYLCGVFKMKADAISVMSPYMGGGFGSGLRPQYQVVLAVLGALALKRPVRVMLTRAQMYALGYRPATIERVAIGANRDGTLESMQHEAVSITSQYEEFSRNDIGWGNLLYKTPNAKFEHKLVKLDLPTSCDMRAPGAATGVYALECAMDELAVALKTDPVQLRLQCYSDRDQGEDVPYTSKRLRECYQQGAAAFGWDKRSAEPRSMRDGRELVGWGMATGVWEALQMPATVRIVLTANGHAEVATAASDIGTGTYTIMAQVTADMLGLPIENISVKLGDSTLPQCPLEGGSWIASSVCNAIANTANAVRGDILRLAQAMKDSPLADETVDDVALVDGKIASKRDASRSVSIASVMQSDNAERITREETNKPDEDKSHARNVHSAVFAEVKVDEELGVVRVTRIVDAVAAGRILNLKTARSQIMGGVVWGIGMALHEETLYDHRFGRVMNANIAEYHVPVNADIHDIEVIFVDEQDTLVNPLGIKGLGEIGIVGVAAAIANAVYHATGKRVRDLPITLDKVVQFEPTVAGLR
- a CDS encoding FAD binding domain-containing protein, with translation MTPFQYTRANDVADAIKQITAEPSAKFIAGGTNLLDLIKYDVEGPARLIDISHLPLGRVEETDDGGVMVGAMVPNADLAYHPLIEKRYPLLSRAILAGASQQLRNMASTGGNLLQRTRCFYFYDATTPCNKRAPGSGCSAIDGVNRVNAILGTSESCIATHPSDMCVAMAALEATVHVAGPAGTRTIAFADFHRLPGDTPQRDTNLDPDEIITRIELPANGFSANYSYVKIRDRLSYAFALVSVAAAMEFEGDTIKDVRIALGGVAHRPWRSPAAETVLRGQRAEAGAFESAADVLLRGAKGFGHNDFKIGLARRAIIRTLGQAARGTPQSISDKRIR
- a CDS encoding (2Fe-2S)-binding protein — translated: MTQPGTATRVTRTAEIPEKIPVRLNVNGNQLDLTVAPWTTLLDALRDHLDLTGTKKGCDHGQCGACTVLVDGRRINSCLTLAVMKQGAEITTVEGLSSNGALHPLQQAFIDHDAFQCGYCTSGQICSGVGLISEGKAKTPDEIRELMSGNICRCGAYPNIVAAIQQAMERS